A single genomic interval of Pomacea canaliculata isolate SZHN2017 linkage group LG5, ASM307304v1, whole genome shotgun sequence harbors:
- the LOC112565068 gene encoding uncharacterized protein LOC112565068 — protein sequence MSVSGQTRPCFEIKNLDSRITKWDSMEDEKQVPTDVAYWHDIYRVTDDLLRPGISVDESQRMYDQWAKMGTYDALAVESKYYTAHDQIILGILSMYPVRRDIRILDVGAGTGLVGERLRNLGFERVDALDPSAEMLRSAAKKGVYERLIHSFFTNDPIKDVDEDTYDAIVMCGVCGPGAVPVEAFEEAVRIVKPGGHIFVCMRAENLEICSEYNGRWQPFVTRLQQEGKWRLVSECKYPQHYFHFDGLRLIYQVTKNERNI from the exons ATGTCGGTGTCTGGACAAACAAGACCGTGCTTCGAGATAAAAAATTTGGATTCACGCATCACCAAGTG GGACAGCATGGAGGATGAGAAGCAAGTACCGACAGATGTCGCCTACTGGCATGATATCTATCGTGTGACGGATGACCTTTTGCGACCCGGAATCAGCGTGGACGAGTCTCAGAGAATGTACGACCAGTGGGCCAAGATGGGCACCTATGACGCT TTGGCTGTTGAATCGAAGTACTACACGGCCCACGACCAGATCATCCTCGGCATTCTCAGCATGTATCCTGTTCGGCGCGATATCCGAATTCTAGATGTCGGAGCGGGTACCGGCCTCGTTGGAGAACGG CTGCGAAACCTGGGCTTTGAGCGAGTGGATGCCTTGGATCCGTCGGCAGAAATGCTGAGGTCAGCTGCCAAAAAGGGTGTCTATGAAAGACTCATCCATAGCTTCTTCACCAACGATCCCATCAAAGACGTTGACGAAG ACACATACGATGCCATTGTCATGTGTGGAGTATGTGGACCGGGAGCTGTGCCTGTGGAAGCGTTCGAAGAAGCTGTACGGATTGTCAAACCTG GTGGACACATCTTCGTCTGTATGCGAGCGGAGAACCTGGAGATCTGCAGTGAATATAATGGCCGTTGGCAGCCGTTTGTCACTCGCTTGCAACAGGAAGGTAAATGGCGCCTGGTCAGTGAGTGCAAGTACCCTCAACACTACTTTCACTTCGACGGTCTGAGACTCATCTACCAAGTCACAAAGAATGAGCGGAACATATAA